CCGCGACGGCTATCTGCTGCTCGATTCGCGCTCGCTCGCCGTCCGCTCCAACATATTGCGCAATGAATTGCCGCCGCCGGGCCAGGAGGAGGCTCCACACTGGCTCGAATGGCTGCGCGACCTGTTCCACGGCAATATCAATACGGATCATCTGCCGCTCTATCAGGACATCGGCGTCGCCAACGGCCGCCGCTATCCCGAAGTCGCGTCCGCGCTCGACGGCCACGAGAAATCCTTCGTTCGGGTCAATTCGCGCGGCGAAACGGTGGTGACGGTGGCCGAGCCGATCCAGCGCTTCCGCACCGTGCGCGGCGCGCTGCTGCTCTCGACGCAGGGCAGCGACATCGACAACGCCATCGCCGGCGAACGCCGCGCCCTGGTGCGCATCTTCCTGGTTTCGGCGGCGGTGATGTTCCTGCTCTCCGCGGCGCTCGCCGGGACGATCGCCGAGCCGATGCGCCGGCTCGCCGAGGCCGCCGACCGGGTGCGGCGCGGCGTCAAGTCGCGACAGGAAATTCCCGACTTCACCGACCGCAACGACGAGATCGGCCATTTGTCGGGGGCTTTGCGCGACATGACCGGCGCTTTGTTCAAACGCATGGAGGCGATCGAGCGCTTCGCCGCCGACGTCGCTCATGAACTGAAAAATCCGCTGACCTCTTTGCGCAGCGCGGTCGAAACCCTGCCGATCGCCAAGACCGACGCCGCGCGGTCGCGGCTTCTGGAGGTGATCCAGCACGACGTGCGCCGGCTCGATCGGCTGATCTCGGACATTTCCAACGCTTCGCGGCTCGACGCCGAACTCGCGCGCGGCGACCGCGAGCCGCTCGACGTCGCCAAGCTCGTCCGCGCCCTGGTTGACGCCGCCAATGAGGTCGAGCGCGAGGATCGGGTCAAGGTGCGCGTAAAAGTCGAGGCTGATGCGGCCCCGGGCGCGCAGTCTCGCCCCTGGCTGGTGTTCGGCCATGATTCGCGGCTCGGGCAGGTTTTCAACAATCTGATCGACAACGCCCGCACCTTCTCCGAAGAGGGCGGCGAGGTGCGCGTGACCGTGCGCCGCGCCCGCGAGGTGGGCGAGAAGGCGGAAGCGCGGCGCGCCGGTTTCGAGATCGTCGTCGACGACGACGGGCCGGGCATTCCCGCTCATGCATTCGAGAGGATCTTCGAGCGTTTCTACACCGACCGCCCCAACCAGAGCTTCGGTCAGAATTCCGGCCTCGGCCTCTCGATCTCGCGCCAGATCGTCGAGGCCCATGGCGGGACCATCCGCGCTGAAAACCGCATGGACGAAGAAGGCGCAACGCTCGGCGCCCGCTTCATCGTCTTCCTGCCGGCGGCGGAATGAGGCGCGCGATGGCGCGACAGCAGGCTGATCCACCCTTTCGAATCAGCGCCAACGCCGTGGCGCTCGGCGAGAAGGGTGTTTTGATTCGCGGGCGGTCGGGTGTGGGCAAGTCGAGTCTGGCGCTCGCCCTGGTCGATGCCTGGCGTCGCCGTGGCGATTTCGCCCGTCTGGTGGGCGACGACTGCGTGCTCGCGCGTATTCGCGGCGGAAGGGCGGTGCTGAGCCCGCATCACGCCGTTGCCGGCCTTGCCGAATGGCGCGGCATCGGGCTCCTCCCTCAGGATTTCGAACAAAACGCGGTTCTCGCCCTGATCGTCGATCTCGAATCGGATCAGGAGCGGGCCGATTGCTCCAGGATGCCGGAATCCAATGAATTAACTTGCGATTTCCATGGGTTGCGCGATATTCCCCTCCTGCGCCTGCCGGCGCGGGCGACGGAACGTTCGGTCGCGGCCATCGTGGCATTCCTGCACGAAGTTTCGACAAATTGACGCCAATCGCTCATTTCGCTTGCCAAGTGCGCTGCAAACACGAAAATGGCCGGTCTGGAATTCGGCGATTTCATGGCGGCTGGAGCGGCTTTGAGAGGGGGCGCTTCGCCCCGTCGCCGACCCGCTGGCCCTCCGCGCGCCGTCCGGCGCGGGTGGGAACCCGGCGCGGGGGAGGACAGGACGGTAATTGTCGATGATCGGCATGGTGCTAGTAACACATGGCCATCTGGCGACGGAGTTTCGCGCGGCGCTGGAGCATGTTTGCGGGCCGCAATCTCAGTTGGCGACCATCACCATCGGTCCCGAGGACGACATGGAAGTCCGCCGGCGCGACATTATCGACGCCATCGCGCGGGTGGATTCGGGCGGCGGAGTCGTCGTCCTGACCGACATGTTCGGCGGAACGCCGTCCAATCTCGCGATTTCGGTGATGAACGGCGCTCATGTCGAGGTGGTCGCCGGGGTGAACCTGCCAATGCTGATCAAGCTCGCCTCGGTGCGCGACGAGGCCCCGATCGAACAGGCCGTGAGCCAGGCGGCCGAGGCGGGACGAAAATATATTTATGTCGCCAGCAAGATTCTTTGTGGGAAATGAGCCAATTGGACAACGCCGGCCCCTGCGGTTGCCCGCCGACCCCCCCACCCCCTGAGGGCGCGGTAACCCGCGAGATGGAAATCGTCAACCGCAAGGGGCTGCACGCCCGGGCCACGGCGAAATTCGTCCATTGCGTCGAACAATTCAAAGCCGAGATCACGGTGTCGCGCTGCGGCGAGACCGTCGGCGGCCAGTCGATCATGGGCATTCTGACGCTTGGCGCGGGGATCGGCAGCACCATCACGGTCGCTGCGACCGGCCCGCAGGCGCAGGAGGCGGTGGAGGCGCTCGCGGCGCTCATCGCCAATAAATTCGGCGAGGACGAATAGGCGCTAATCCTCGTCGCGATCGCCCCAGCGCCAGCGCGGGGGCTCGCCGGTCAGCCGGCAGATCGCCACGAACGCCGAGGCGAGAAGGCAGTTGGCGAGAATGAAAGCCGCTGGCGCCGCATTCGGGGGGAAAACGACGATGCTTGCGACCACGAAGGCGCAATAGGCGCCAAGAACGAGCCATCCCTGCCATGTTCCCAGCAGACCCCAGCCCCAGCCGTAGCGTTTGGCCGGGAACCAATATTTCTTCTGGCCGCGACTCATGGCGGACGGTCTTCTCTCAGCTCGCCGTCAACGCGCGCCGCGTCGCGATCAGCCCGGCGGTCGAGCCGTCGAGGCCGGCTAGATCGGCGCTGGCGTCGGAAACCAGCGGCGCGAGCCGGTTGCACAATTCCTTGCCGAGCTCCACGCCCCATTGATCGAAGGGATTGATGTCCCAGATCACCGACTGGACGAAAACCTTATGCTCATAGAGCGCGACGATCCGGCCCAAAGTGCGCGGATCGAGCCGGCGATAGAGCAGGGTCGAGGAGGGCCGGTCGCCGGAAAAGGTCTTGTGGGGAGCAAGTTCGTCGATTCGCGCCGCGGAAAAACCCTGGGCGCGCAGGATGTCGCGCGCTTCCCATTCACTTCGCCCGCGCAACAAGGCCTCGCTCTGGGCGAGGCAGTTGGCGACGAGCAATTCGTGATGCTTTTCGTCGGCATGGATCGGCTCGGCGGCGACCAGGAAATCGACCGGGACCACTTCCGTGCCCTGATGGAGCAGTTGGAAGAAGGCGTGCTGGCTGTTGGTCCCGGGCTCGCCGAACACGATGGCTCCGGTGGCGCGCGGCGACGGCGCGCCGTCGCGGGTCACGCTCTTGCCGTTCGACTCCATGTCGAGCTGCTGGAGATAGGCCGGGAAACGGGCAAGGCGCTGGTCGTAGGGAATGATGGCCTGGGCGGGAAAATCCCAGATGTTGCGATGCCAGACCCCGATCAGGCCCATGAGGACGGGGATGTTGTGGGAAAGCGGGGTGTTGCGGAAGTGAAGGTCGACGTCATGCCCGCCGCGCAAAAAATCCTCGAATCTTTCCGGGCCGATGGCGAGCGCGAGGCTGAGGCCGATCGCCGACCACATCGAATAGCGCCCGCCGACCCAGTCCCAGAAGCCGAACACCCGTTCCGGCCTGATGCCGAAGGCGGCGACCTTGTCGAGTCTGGTCGAGACGGCGGCGAAATGATCGGCTGTCGCCGCCTCGCCCAGGGAGGCGACGACCCACGCCCGCGCGCTCGCGGCGTTGGCCATGGTCTCCTGGGTGGTGAAGGTTTTTGAGGAGACGATGAACAGGGTCCGGGCCGGGTCGAGGGCGGCCAGCGTGTCGGCGATGTCGGCGCCGTCCACATTGGAGACAAAATGCGCCCGCAACTCCGGCGACGTGAAGGGCGACAGGGCGCGCGCCGCCATGGCCGGGCCGAGGTCCGAGCCGCCGATCCCGATATTCACGACATCGGTAAAATTATCGTCGCGCGCGCCGCGGATGGCCCCCCCGCGCACGGCCGCGGCGAAAGCGGCGACTTTGGCGCGCTCGGCCTCGACCGCCGGCATGACGTCCGCGCCATCGACCAGCACCGGCTCCCCGGAGAAATTGCGCAAGGCCATGTGGAGGGCGGGGCGGTCTTCGGTATTGTTGACCTTGTCGCCGGAAAACAAAGCCTCGCGCCGCGCTTCGAGCCTTGCCGCGCGGGCGAGATCGAACAAATGCCCAAGCGTCGCTTTGGTCAGGCGGTTCTTCGAATAATCGTAGAGCAGATCGTCGAGGCGGACAGAGAAATGCTCGAATCTTTTCTGGTCTTCGGCAAAGAATTCGACTGTTCGCCGCGCCGCGATTTCGACCCGATGGGCTTCCAGCGCGGCGAAAGCGGCGGCGACGGCGGTGCGATCCATCTCGAAACCTTGAAGTGATGATTTTCGTCGGATCGGACCTTAGCCCGCGGTTCACGAAAAAAACAGTCGGGGCGAATCGGCCTTCGCCAATGGCCGTTTCCATCCCGGCGACCGTCTGCGACAGGTCATGAGTCCGGACCTTAGCCCGCGACGTGGGACAAACGAGAATTAACGGCGAAGCTTTTCCTGCTGCGCGCTGCGGCGGAAGCGGCAGGCGCCGCGTTCGCGCCAAAAGCCCTTTCTCGTCAATGAAGTATTGATGAGAAATCTGCGGCGCGAAGGGGGCTGCATTCGCTTTTTACAAATATTGTTTAACACAAAATATTATTAACTGTCTTTCCCAATGAATGATGTCATCACAAAAAACATGGCGAATCAAGCCGTTTTTGGATCGTTCATGTAACTCAACATTAGCATTCGAGCGCTTTTCTCGCGTAACGCGGGTCAATCAGGTGGCGCGCATCGAATGGACAGATGCTGTGTATAAGATGGCGCGATCCGGCCGCGGGCTTTTGACTTCATTCATCGCCAACCGGCGTGGCATCGCGTCGCTCGAATTTGCCCTGATCGCATTGCCGTTTTTTGCAATTCTCTTCGCCATTTTCCAGATCGGCATAGTTTACCTCGCCGACAATCTGTTGGAGACGGCGACGGAGAAGGCCGCGCGGCAATTGTTGACCGGCCAGGTGCAAAACGCCGGGCTCACCGCGAGCCAGTTTACCTCCGCCATTTGTCCAAATCTGCCGGTTTTTTTCACTTGCCCCAGCGGCGTAATGGTCGATCTCCAGGATGTCTCTTCCTTCTCGTCGGCCAATTTGTCCGCGCCGACCTTGACCTATGATTCGAATGGCAAGGTCACCAACAATTGGCAGTTCCAGACCGGCGGCGCGGCAAGCATTCTCGTGTTGCGGGTGATGTATCAGTTTCCGGTCTATCTCGGGCCGCTTGGCCTCAACCTCGCCAATCTCTCCAACGGAAAGCGTCTCTTGATGTCGACCGCGGTTTTCCAGGTCGAACCTTACAACCTGCAGGGGGCGGGAAATTGAAAATGCGGTCGCTCGGTCCTTGGCCATGGATGAGGCGCTTGTCGATGGCGTCGCGCTTCTTGCGCGACCGCCGCGCCGTGACCGCCGTCGAATTCGCTTTGGTTGTCCCTATCGCCCTGCTGCTCCTCATAGGCGAATATAACCTCACTGATGCGATGAGCACGAAGCGCAAGCTTACGATCACCGCTCATACGATCGCCGACCTCGTCGCCCGTCAGCCATCGGTCAACGCCAGCCTTATGACGGCGATCCTGAACGCATCGGCGCAGATCGTGTCGCCCTACAACATGTCCAACACGTCGGTCGTCGTCGCGGAACTGACCACGGACGGCTCCGGCAAAACGACCGTGACCTGGAGCCAGGCCATTAACGGCACGGCTTTGTCGCAGGGGGCCAAGGTCACTTTGCCGGCCGGATTGGCGGAGGCGAATACATCGATCATATATGCGAGCGTGAGCTTTACCTTCACCCCAGTTTTCAATGGGATCATCGTCAGCCCAACGGTCTTCAATTCCACGTTTTACGAAAATCCACGCATTTCCTCGACCGTTCCCTACACGAATTGAGGCTCACATGAGCAAGCATATCGAAGAAAAATGCAGGAAATTGCTCGGCCGCTTTTCGCGCGACCGTCGCGGCAATGTCGCGATTATTTTCGGCTTCGCCGTCATTCCGATGATGCTCATGGGCGGGATCGCGATCGATTATACACGCGACGCAATGATTCACGGACGGATGAGCGCGGTGGCCGACGCCGCCGCGCTCGCCGCGACCACCCCCGCAATGTTCGCGGCAGACACCACCACCGCCCAGGCCGCTGCAATCGCAATGTTCAAGGCTCAAGCGGCGCTGGTTAATGGCGCCAATATCAATTACAATAACGGTAGCTATTGCTCGACAGGTACTACAGGTACTACTGCGGGCGCGACGGGCTT
This genomic interval from Candidatus Rhodoblastus alkanivorans contains the following:
- a CDS encoding sensor histidine kinase produces the protein MRRAVAVRAVLRRFVSRFSSSLTRRIVFLNLGGLFALLVGFLYLNQFRQGLIDARVQSLTTQAEIIAAAIASSATVDADAITIDPEKLLKLAPGQSYGLDQESESGLEFSINPDRVGPLLRRLVSPTKTRARIYDRDGYLLLDSRSLAVRSNILRNELPPPGQEEAPHWLEWLRDLFHGNINTDHLPLYQDIGVANGRRYPEVASALDGHEKSFVRVNSRGETVVTVAEPIQRFRTVRGALLLSTQGSDIDNAIAGERRALVRIFLVSAAVMFLLSAALAGTIAEPMRRLAEAADRVRRGVKSRQEIPDFTDRNDEIGHLSGALRDMTGALFKRMEAIERFAADVAHELKNPLTSLRSAVETLPIAKTDAARSRLLEVIQHDVRRLDRLISDISNASRLDAELARGDREPLDVAKLVRALVDAANEVEREDRVKVRVKVEADAAPGAQSRPWLVFGHDSRLGQVFNNLIDNARTFSEEGGEVRVTVRRAREVGEKAEARRAGFEIVVDDDGPGIPAHAFERIFERFYTDRPNQSFGQNSGLGLSISRQIVEAHGGTIRAENRMDEEGATLGARFIVFLPAAE
- a CDS encoding HPr kinase/phosphorylase, with the translated sequence MALGEKGVLIRGRSGVGKSSLALALVDAWRRRGDFARLVGDDCVLARIRGGRAVLSPHHAVAGLAEWRGIGLLPQDFEQNAVLALIVDLESDQERADCSRMPESNELTCDFHGLRDIPLLRLPARATERSVAAIVAFLHEVSTN
- a CDS encoding PTS sugar transporter subunit IIA, whose protein sequence is MIGMVLVTHGHLATEFRAALEHVCGPQSQLATITIGPEDDMEVRRRDIIDAIARVDSGGGVVVLTDMFGGTPSNLAISVMNGAHVEVVAGVNLPMLIKLASVRDEAPIEQAVSQAAEAGRKYIYVASKILCGK
- a CDS encoding HPr family phosphocarrier protein, encoding MSQLDNAGPCGCPPTPPPPEGAVTREMEIVNRKGLHARATAKFVHCVEQFKAEITVSRCGETVGGQSIMGILTLGAGIGSTITVAATGPQAQEAVEALAALIANKFGEDE
- the pgi gene encoding glucose-6-phosphate isomerase, which encodes MDRTAVAAAFAALEAHRVEIAARRTVEFFAEDQKRFEHFSVRLDDLLYDYSKNRLTKATLGHLFDLARAARLEARREALFSGDKVNNTEDRPALHMALRNFSGEPVLVDGADVMPAVEAERAKVAAFAAAVRGGAIRGARDDNFTDVVNIGIGGSDLGPAMAARALSPFTSPELRAHFVSNVDGADIADTLAALDPARTLFIVSSKTFTTQETMANAASARAWVVASLGEAATADHFAAVSTRLDKVAAFGIRPERVFGFWDWVGGRYSMWSAIGLSLALAIGPERFEDFLRGGHDVDLHFRNTPLSHNIPVLMGLIGVWHRNIWDFPAQAIIPYDQRLARFPAYLQQLDMESNGKSVTRDGAPSPRATGAIVFGEPGTNSQHAFFQLLHQGTEVVPVDFLVAAEPIHADEKHHELLVANCLAQSEALLRGRSEWEARDILRAQGFSAARIDELAPHKTFSGDRPSSTLLYRRLDPRTLGRIVALYEHKVFVQSVIWDINPFDQWGVELGKELCNRLAPLVSDASADLAGLDGSTAGLIATRRALTAS
- a CDS encoding TadE/TadG family type IV pilus assembly protein, encoding MTSFIANRRGIASLEFALIALPFFAILFAIFQIGIVYLADNLLETATEKAARQLLTGQVQNAGLTASQFTSAICPNLPVFFTCPSGVMVDLQDVSSFSSANLSAPTLTYDSNGKVTNNWQFQTGGAASILVLRVMYQFPVYLGPLGLNLANLSNGKRLLMSTAVFQVEPYNLQGAGN
- a CDS encoding TadE/TadG family type IV pilus assembly protein yields the protein MASRFLRDRRAVTAVEFALVVPIALLLLIGEYNLTDAMSTKRKLTITAHTIADLVARQPSVNASLMTAILNASAQIVSPYNMSNTSVVVAELTTDGSGKTTVTWSQAINGTALSQGAKVTLPAGLAEANTSIIYASVSFTFTPVFNGIIVSPTVFNSTFYENPRISSTVPYTN